The following are encoded in a window of Geobacter metallireducens GS-15 genomic DNA:
- a CDS encoding sulfate ABC transporter substrate-binding protein — protein MKPIRTIATLAAALLALAAPLAARAEVNLLNVSYDPTRELYQDYNAAFARYWKGKGGDTVTVKQSHGGSGKQARSVIDGLEADVVTLALAYDIDEIGERGKLIPANWQKRLPHNSSPYTSTIVFLVRKGNPKKIRDWNDLVRPDVKVITPNPKTSGGARWNYLAAWGYALKQKGGSEAKAKEFVTRLFRNVPVLDSGARGSTTTFVQRGQGDVLLAWENEAFLAVNELGRDKFQIVVPSVSILAEPPVTVVDKVVDRKGTRKVAEEYLKYLYTPAGQEIAARHYYRPIDKKVAARYAKVFPKVKLFTIDDTFGGWKAAQKKHFADGGVFDQIYGPGK, from the coding sequence ATGAAACCGATCAGAACCATCGCCACCCTCGCCGCAGCACTCCTCGCCCTTGCCGCCCCTCTGGCGGCCCGGGCCGAGGTGAACCTCCTCAACGTCTCCTACGACCCGACTCGGGAGCTCTACCAGGACTATAACGCCGCCTTCGCCAGGTACTGGAAAGGGAAGGGGGGCGACACAGTGACGGTGAAGCAGTCCCACGGTGGCTCGGGGAAACAGGCCCGGTCAGTCATCGACGGCCTGGAGGCGGATGTGGTGACCCTGGCGCTCGCCTACGACATCGACGAGATCGGAGAGAGGGGGAAGCTCATCCCCGCCAACTGGCAGAAGCGCCTTCCCCACAACAGTTCCCCCTACACCTCCACCATTGTCTTTCTCGTTCGCAAGGGAAATCCCAAGAAGATTCGTGACTGGAACGACCTCGTCCGCCCCGACGTGAAGGTGATCACTCCCAACCCCAAGACCTCCGGTGGCGCCCGCTGGAACTATCTGGCCGCCTGGGGGTACGCCCTGAAGCAGAAGGGAGGGAGCGAGGCCAAGGCGAAGGAGTTTGTGACCAGGCTCTTCAGGAACGTACCGGTGCTCGATTCCGGCGCCCGGGGCTCCACCACCACCTTTGTCCAGCGGGGACAGGGCGATGTGCTCCTGGCGTGGGAGAACGAGGCGTTTCTGGCAGTGAACGAGCTGGGCAGGGATAAATTCCAGATCGTGGTGCCGTCGGTCAGCATCCTGGCCGAGCCGCCGGTAACGGTGGTGGACAAGGTGGTGGACCGGAAGGGGACCCGCAAGGTGGCCGAGGAATACCTGAAGTACCTCTATACCCCGGCCGGGCAGGAAATTGCGGCCAGGCACTACTATCGCCCCATCGATAAGAAGGTGGCGGCCAGGTACGCCAAGGTCTTCCCGAAGGTGAAGCTCTTCACCATTGACGATACCTTCGGCGGTTGGAAGGCGGCCCAGAAGAAGCACTTCGCCGACGGCGGGGTGTTCGACCAGATCTACGGGCCGGGAAAATAA
- a CDS encoding adenosylcobalamin-dependent ribonucleoside-diphosphate reductase: MPDRQPTFRQDSWHLKADEVFDEIVESAWGTGDPGLVFIDRINRANPTPHIGSFESTNPCGEQPLLPYEACVLGSLNVARYLKDPGIDFPSLAEDIKTAVRFLDDTIDANIYPLPAIELMHKGNRKIGLGVMGWADLLLRLGLPYNHPQSFALARSLMKFVRDTSRKASAELAEERGVFPNFAGSVYDAPDRPRVRNATTTTIAPTGTLATIADCSSGIEPLFALAYKRNVLGTELTEINGYFLNVAKERGLFSDELMQKVMEQGNLRGITGIPADIRRLFKTALEIPAADHIEMQAAFQEYTDNAVSKTVNLPARATRGDVAKAFLLAYEKGVKGITVFRYGSKKGTLVKFVDTD, from the coding sequence ATACCAGATCGTCAACCCACGTTCAGGCAAGATAGTTGGCACCTCAAGGCCGACGAGGTTTTCGATGAAATAGTCGAAAGCGCGTGGGGAACGGGAGACCCGGGTCTGGTATTCATCGACCGGATCAACCGCGCAAATCCTACCCCTCATATCGGCTCATTCGAGAGCACAAACCCCTGCGGCGAGCAACCACTCCTGCCTTATGAGGCATGCGTCCTCGGCTCCCTGAACGTGGCACGATACCTCAAGGATCCGGGAATAGATTTTCCCTCCCTGGCTGAAGATATCAAAACTGCCGTGCGGTTCCTCGACGATACCATCGATGCCAACATTTATCCCTTGCCGGCCATCGAGCTGATGCACAAGGGAAACCGCAAGATCGGCCTCGGCGTCATGGGGTGGGCGGACCTGCTCCTGCGGCTCGGGCTTCCGTACAATCATCCGCAATCCTTCGCCCTGGCCCGATCGCTGATGAAGTTCGTCAGGGACACCTCGCGGAAGGCGTCGGCAGAGCTTGCCGAAGAGCGGGGCGTCTTCCCTAATTTTGCAGGGTCGGTCTATGATGCTCCCGACCGTCCGCGGGTACGCAATGCTACCACTACAACCATTGCACCCACGGGGACCCTGGCGACCATCGCGGACTGTTCCAGCGGCATCGAACCGCTTTTTGCCCTTGCCTATAAGAGGAATGTTCTGGGTACCGAGCTTACGGAAATCAATGGGTATTTCTTGAACGTCGCCAAGGAACGGGGTTTGTTCTCAGACGAACTCATGCAGAAGGTTATGGAGCAGGGTAATCTGCGCGGTATAACCGGCATTCCAGCCGATATCAGAAGGCTCTTCAAGACCGCCCTGGAGATACCCGCAGCAGATCACATCGAGATGCAGGCTGCCTTCCAGGAGTACACGGACAATGCCGTTTCCAAGACGGTCAATCTCCCCGCCAGGGCGACACGGGGAGATGTGGCCAAAGCTTTCCTTCTTGCCTATGAGAAGGGGGTAAAAGGGATAACCGTTTTCAGGTACGGGAGTAAGAAAGGGACTCTGGTGAAATTCGTCGATACCGATTGA
- the cysT gene encoding sulfate ABC transporter permease subunit CysT: MMATKSTKRTTVIPGFGPTLGYTLFYLSLMVLLPLSSLVFKTTSLTWPEFLATVTALRVVASYRVTFGAALAAAGVNALFGLLVAWVLVRYRLPGKRLIDALVDLPFALPTAVAGITLSSVYAANGWLGSILEPRGIKVAFTPLGIFVAMIFIGLPFVVRTVQPVLEELEAEIEEAAACLGATRWQTFRRVLFPELLPALLTGFALAFARGVGEYGSIIFIAGNMPMVSEITPLLIITKLEQYDYVGATAIATVMLLFSFLMLLTVNLLQKWSRRHAA, from the coding sequence ATGATGGCAACCAAATCGACCAAGCGTACCACCGTCATCCCTGGCTTCGGCCCGACCCTCGGCTACACGCTCTTCTACCTCTCCCTGATGGTGCTGCTGCCGCTCTCGTCCCTCGTGTTCAAGACGACAAGCCTCACCTGGCCCGAGTTCCTCGCCACGGTCACGGCGCTGCGGGTGGTGGCCTCCTACCGGGTCACCTTCGGCGCGGCCCTGGCGGCTGCCGGGGTGAACGCCCTCTTCGGGCTCCTGGTGGCGTGGGTGCTGGTGCGCTACCGGCTGCCGGGGAAGCGGCTCATCGACGCCCTGGTGGATCTCCCCTTTGCGCTTCCCACGGCCGTGGCCGGCATCACCCTCTCCTCGGTCTACGCCGCCAACGGCTGGCTCGGGTCGATCCTTGAGCCCCGGGGGATCAAGGTCGCCTTTACGCCGCTCGGGATCTTCGTGGCCATGATCTTCATCGGCCTCCCCTTCGTGGTGCGGACGGTGCAGCCGGTTCTGGAGGAACTGGAGGCAGAGATCGAAGAGGCGGCCGCCTGCCTCGGCGCCACCCGTTGGCAGACCTTCCGGCGCGTGCTCTTCCCGGAGCTCCTCCCAGCGCTCCTCACCGGTTTTGCCCTCGCCTTCGCCCGCGGGGTGGGGGAGTACGGCTCTATCATCTTCATCGCCGGCAACATGCCGATGGTGTCGGAGATCACGCCGCTCCTCATTATCACCAAGCTGGAGCAGTACGACTATGTCGGCGCCACCGCCATCGCCACGGTGATGCTCCTCTTCTCATTCCTCATGCTTCTCACCGTGAACCTCCTCCAGAAATGGAGCAGGCGCCACGCGGCCTGA
- a CDS encoding RrF2 family transcriptional regulator, translating to MISKKTKYALKALLYLAREYDRGPILIADLAREERIPKKFLELILLALKNAGVLQSKKGKGGGYYLAHPPREITMGKVIRTLEGPLAPVPCVSETAYARCEECDDEWSCGIRLVMKDVRDAMAQILDNATLAAVLERIEQEKQKKDGALFYAI from the coding sequence ATGATTTCCAAAAAGACCAAATACGCCCTCAAGGCGCTCCTTTACCTGGCTCGGGAGTACGACCGGGGCCCGATTCTCATTGCGGACCTGGCCCGGGAAGAGCGGATTCCCAAGAAGTTTCTGGAATTGATCCTGCTGGCGCTCAAGAACGCCGGGGTGCTCCAGAGCAAGAAGGGGAAGGGGGGCGGGTACTACCTGGCCCACCCACCACGGGAGATCACCATGGGTAAGGTGATCAGGACTCTGGAGGGACCTTTGGCCCCGGTGCCGTGTGTGAGCGAGACCGCCTATGCCCGGTGCGAGGAGTGTGACGACGAATGGAGCTGCGGCATCCGTCTCGTGATGAAAGATGTTCGTGACGCCATGGCGCAGATTCTCGACAATGCCACCCTGGCCGCTGTTCTGGAGCGGATCGAGCAGGAGAAGCAGAAGAAGGACGGGGCGCTTTTTTATGCAATCTGA
- a CDS encoding sulfate/molybdate ABC transporter ATP-binding protein produces MSIEIVSVNKAFGSFTALNDVNLTVPSGELTALLGPSGSGKTTLLRIIAGLETPDAGSIRFDGEETTDRHVRERQVGFVFQHYALFRHMTVAENVAFGLTVKPRKERPSKKEIRERVFELLRLVQLEGLADRYPSQLSGGQRQRVALARALAVEPKVLLLDEPFGALDAKVRVELRRWLRRLHDEIHVTSVFVTHDQEEALEVADRIVVMNKGRIEQVGTPAEVYDQPANPFVFDFLGSVNLFHCRAEQGQARAAAPELSVGYVRSHDIEVERTPTVAAVEAEVRHVQAVGPAVRVELLVRGTGKTVEAELSRDGAERLALGIGETVYARPRKMQRFVGDYQI; encoded by the coding sequence ATGAGCATAGAGATTGTCAGTGTCAACAAAGCTTTTGGCAGCTTCACCGCCCTGAACGACGTGAACCTCACCGTGCCGTCGGGGGAACTGACGGCGCTCCTCGGCCCCTCGGGGTCGGGTAAGACGACCCTCCTGCGGATCATCGCCGGGTTGGAGACCCCCGATGCGGGCTCGATCCGCTTCGACGGCGAGGAGACCACCGACCGCCACGTGCGGGAGCGGCAAGTGGGGTTCGTCTTCCAGCACTATGCGCTCTTCCGGCACATGACTGTGGCAGAGAACGTCGCCTTCGGCCTCACCGTAAAGCCGCGCAAGGAGCGGCCGTCGAAGAAGGAGATCAGGGAGCGGGTCTTTGAACTCCTGCGCCTCGTGCAACTCGAAGGACTTGCCGACCGCTACCCGTCGCAGCTCTCGGGGGGCCAGCGACAGCGGGTGGCCCTGGCCCGGGCCCTGGCGGTGGAGCCGAAGGTGCTCCTCCTTGACGAGCCCTTCGGCGCCTTGGACGCCAAGGTGCGGGTGGAACTCAGAAGGTGGCTGCGGCGGCTCCATGACGAGATCCATGTCACGAGCGTCTTCGTCACCCACGACCAGGAGGAGGCCCTGGAAGTGGCCGACCGGATCGTGGTGATGAACAAGGGGCGGATCGAGCAGGTGGGGACCCCGGCCGAGGTCTACGATCAGCCGGCCAACCCTTTCGTCTTCGACTTCCTCGGCAGCGTGAACCTCTTCCACTGCCGGGCGGAGCAGGGACAGGCGCGGGCAGCGGCCCCGGAACTTTCCGTGGGGTATGTCCGCTCCCACGACATCGAGGTGGAGCGCACCCCCACCGTTGCTGCTGTAGAGGCCGAGGTGCGTCATGTCCAGGCGGTGGGTCCGGCGGTGCGGGTGGAGCTCCTCGTGCGGGGCACCGGCAAGACGGTGGAGGCGGAACTCTCCCGGGACGGGGCCGAGCGCCTCGCCCTCGGCATAGGTGAAACGGTCTACGCCCGGCCCCGGAAGATGCAGAGGTTTGTGGGTGATTATCAGATTTAG
- the bfr gene encoding bacterioferritin has translation MKGNEKIIEHLNARLAEELTAVNQYFVHAEMCENWGYERLHAMIRKRAIDEMKHAEKLIARILFLEGRPIVSDLNKMHIGEEVPKMHENDRLAEESAIKGYNESIRLAVEVGDNGTRELLESILKDEEEHIDNLEAQLDQLRQMGPQCYLSEQID, from the coding sequence ATGAAAGGAAACGAGAAGATCATCGAGCATCTGAACGCACGCCTGGCTGAAGAGTTGACGGCTGTGAACCAGTACTTCGTGCATGCCGAAATGTGCGAAAACTGGGGCTATGAGCGGCTCCACGCCATGATCCGCAAGCGCGCAATCGACGAGATGAAGCATGCAGAAAAGCTTATTGCCCGGATCCTGTTCCTGGAAGGAAGGCCGATCGTGAGTGACCTTAACAAGATGCACATCGGTGAAGAAGTTCCCAAAATGCATGAAAACGACCGGCTTGCAGAAGAGTCCGCCATCAAGGGGTATAACGAAAGCATCCGGCTGGCGGTGGAGGTCGGGGATAACGGAACACGGGAGCTTCTGGAATCGATCCTGAAGGATGAAGAGGAACATATAGACAATCTTGAAGCCCAGCTCGACCAGCTCCGGCAGATGGGGCCACAGTGCTATCTCTCCGAACAGATCGACTAA
- the cysW gene encoding sulfate ABC transporter permease subunit CysW — translation MSSISAKSARTEPALVRWLLIVTAFLFLGLFLFVPLAAVFVQALEKGWGAYLSAIREPDALAAVKLTLVTAAVSVPVNLVFGVVAAWAIAKFEFRGKQLLITLIDLPFSVSPVISGLIYVLLFGLQGWLGPWLQAHDLKIIFAVPGIVLATVFVTFPFVARELIPLMEAQGKDEEEAAITLGASGFQAFWRVTIPNIKWGLLYGVILCNARAMGEFGAVSVVSGHIRGATNTIPLHVEILYNEYNYVAAFAVASLLALLALVTLVAKSFVEWRMRESA, via the coding sequence ATGTCCAGCATTTCTGCAAAATCAGCCCGCACCGAGCCGGCTCTCGTGCGCTGGTTGCTCATCGTCACGGCGTTCCTCTTCCTGGGCCTCTTCCTCTTCGTCCCCTTGGCGGCGGTTTTCGTCCAAGCCCTGGAGAAGGGATGGGGCGCGTATCTCTCCGCCATCCGCGAGCCCGACGCCCTGGCGGCGGTGAAGCTGACTCTCGTCACCGCAGCGGTGAGCGTGCCGGTGAACCTGGTCTTCGGGGTGGTGGCCGCCTGGGCCATCGCCAAGTTCGAGTTCCGGGGGAAGCAACTCCTCATCACCCTCATCGACCTGCCGTTCTCGGTGTCGCCGGTCATTTCCGGGCTCATCTACGTGCTCCTCTTCGGGCTCCAGGGTTGGCTCGGGCCGTGGCTCCAGGCCCATGACCTGAAGATCATCTTCGCCGTGCCGGGGATCGTCCTCGCCACGGTCTTCGTCACCTTCCCCTTCGTAGCCCGGGAGCTGATTCCGCTCATGGAGGCCCAGGGGAAGGACGAGGAGGAGGCGGCCATTACCCTTGGCGCGAGCGGCTTCCAAGCGTTCTGGCGGGTGACGATACCCAACATCAAGTGGGGGCTCCTCTACGGGGTGATCCTCTGCAACGCCCGGGCAATGGGGGAGTTCGGTGCCGTCTCGGTGGTTTCCGGCCATATCCGGGGGGCGACCAACACGATCCCCCTCCACGTGGAGATCCTCTACAACGAATACAACTACGTTGCCGCCTTTGCCGTGGCCTCGCTCCTGGCGCTTCTGGCGCTGGTCACTCTGGTGGCGAAGAGTTTCGTCGAGTGGCGGATGCGCGAGAGCGCTTAA
- a CDS encoding pyridoxamine 5'-phosphate oxidase family protein, whose amino-acid sequence MIPETVQKFVEERGIAFVASATLQGVPHLAAGENLKVEGSDRIVFESWCCPETLRNVKGNPKVSVSVTTPDGRNGYQFLGIVEKVTDTAILDGFVPGLEVPGMPQVASRLEVRVGAILTFSVGVHTDKPM is encoded by the coding sequence ATGATACCTGAGACGGTTCAAAAATTTGTAGAGGAGAGAGGCATTGCTTTCGTCGCATCAGCGACGCTTCAGGGAGTTCCCCATTTGGCTGCGGGGGAAAACCTGAAGGTCGAGGGATCCGATCGTATCGTCTTTGAATCGTGGTGTTGTCCGGAGACCCTCCGCAACGTAAAAGGAAACCCTAAGGTCTCCGTATCGGTAACGACCCCCGATGGCCGTAACGGCTACCAGTTTCTCGGCATAGTGGAAAAGGTCACCGATACGGCGATTCTTGACGGATTCGTGCCGGGGCTGGAGGTACCGGGGATGCCGCAAGTTGCGTCTCGCCTCGAAGTCAGGGTTGGGGCAATCCTCACGTTCTCGGTGGGTGTGCATACCGACAAGCCAATGTAG